In the genome of Pseudomonas protegens, one region contains:
- the tcyN gene encoding L-cystine ABC transporter ATP-binding protein TcyN has product MIVVEKLTKQFKGQTVLNGIDLQVKEGEVIAIIGPSGSGKTTFLRCLNFLEEPSSGRIRIGDIAIDSSIPLNQQQSRIRQLRQQVGFVFQNFNLFPHRTALENVIEGPLVVKKTPREQAVALGRALLAKVGLAGKEDSYPRRLSGGQQQRVAIARALAMEPRVILFDEPTSALDPELVGEVLATIRSLAQEKRTMIIVTHEMGFARDVANRVIFFDKGVIVEQGEAKALFANPQQERTRQFLSKFLGTST; this is encoded by the coding sequence ATGATCGTGGTGGAAAAACTGACCAAGCAGTTCAAGGGCCAGACGGTGCTCAATGGCATCGACCTGCAGGTCAAGGAAGGCGAAGTGATCGCCATCATCGGCCCCAGCGGCTCGGGCAAGACCACCTTCCTGCGCTGCCTGAACTTTCTTGAAGAACCGAGCAGCGGACGCATCCGCATCGGCGACATCGCCATCGACAGCAGCATCCCCCTGAACCAGCAACAAAGCCGGATCCGCCAGCTGCGCCAGCAAGTGGGCTTCGTGTTCCAGAACTTCAACCTGTTCCCCCACCGCACCGCCCTGGAGAACGTCATCGAAGGCCCGCTGGTGGTGAAGAAGACCCCACGGGAACAAGCCGTCGCCCTGGGTCGCGCGCTGCTGGCCAAGGTCGGCCTGGCGGGCAAGGAAGACAGCTACCCCAGGCGCCTGTCCGGTGGCCAGCAACAGCGGGTGGCGATTGCCCGGGCCCTGGCCATGGAACCCCGGGTGATTTTGTTCGACGAACCGACCTCGGCCCTGGACCCGGAACTGGTGGGCGAAGTCCTGGCCACCATCCGCAGCCTGGCGCAAGAGAAACGCACCATGATCATCGTCACCCACGAAATGGGCTTCGCCCGGGACGTGGCCAACCGGGTGATCTTCTTCGACAAGGGGGTGATCGTCGAACAGGGCGAAGCCAAGGCGCTGTTCGCCAATCCCCAGCAAGAGCGCACCCGACAGTTTCTCAGCAAGTTCCTCGGCACCTCGACCTGA
- a CDS encoding SfnB family sulfur acquisition oxidoreductase — translation MSSLIEAQVQSDLDIAPLLLPARVLRNDAEALQAAHELADVARQQAAQRDRQRKLPWAQIEQFTRSGLGSISVPRAYGGPQVSFVTLAEVFAIISAADPALGQIPQNQFGLLGLILGCGSERQKKQLLQSVLEGWRIGNAGPERGTKNTLELKARITKDADGHVINGQKFYSTGALFAHWVAVKALNEEGRQVLAFVRRGTPGLRIVDDWSGFGQRTTASGTILLNNVRVESELVLDNWRINESPNIQGAVSQLIQAAIDAGIAREAVADAIAFVRERARPWIDANVERASDDLYVIAEIGKLQIELHAAEALLRKAGQVLDQVSAAPITAESAARASIAVAEAKVLTTEISLLASEKLFELAGSRATLAEFNLDRHWRNARVHTLHDPVRWKYHAVGAYHLNGTLPARHSWI, via the coding sequence ATGTCCAGTCTGATCGAAGCCCAGGTCCAGAGTGACCTGGATATCGCTCCCCTTTTGCTGCCCGCGCGGGTTTTGCGCAACGACGCCGAAGCCCTGCAAGCCGCCCATGAGCTGGCGGACGTCGCCCGCCAGCAAGCCGCCCAACGTGACCGTCAGCGCAAGCTGCCCTGGGCGCAGATCGAACAATTCACCCGCAGCGGCCTGGGCAGTATTTCCGTGCCCCGCGCCTACGGCGGGCCCCAGGTTTCCTTCGTCACCCTGGCCGAAGTCTTCGCGATCATTTCCGCGGCCGACCCGGCCCTGGGGCAGATCCCGCAGAACCAGTTCGGCCTCCTCGGCCTGATTCTCGGCTGCGGCAGCGAGCGGCAGAAGAAACAGCTGCTGCAAAGCGTCCTGGAAGGCTGGCGCATCGGCAATGCCGGCCCGGAACGCGGCACCAAGAACACCCTGGAACTCAAGGCGCGGATCACCAAAGACGCCGACGGCCATGTGATCAACGGCCAGAAGTTCTACTCCACCGGCGCCCTGTTCGCCCACTGGGTAGCGGTCAAGGCACTCAACGAGGAAGGCCGCCAGGTACTGGCCTTCGTCCGCCGTGGCACCCCGGGGCTGCGCATCGTCGACGACTGGTCCGGCTTCGGCCAGCGCACCACCGCCAGCGGCACCATCCTGCTGAACAACGTGCGGGTCGAATCCGAGCTGGTGCTGGACAACTGGCGGATCAACGAATCGCCGAATATCCAGGGCGCGGTGTCGCAGTTGATTCAGGCTGCCATCGACGCCGGCATCGCCCGGGAAGCCGTGGCCGACGCCATCGCCTTTGTCCGCGAACGGGCCCGCCCGTGGATCGACGCCAACGTCGAGCGCGCCAGCGATGACCTGTACGTGATCGCCGAGATCGGCAAGCTGCAGATCGAACTGCACGCCGCCGAGGCTCTGCTGCGCAAGGCCGGCCAGGTGCTGGATCAGGTCAGCGCGGCGCCGATCACCGCCGAGTCCGCGGCACGCGCGTCCATCGCCGTGGCCGAAGCCAAGGTGCTGACCACCGAGATCTCGCTGCTGGCCAGCGAAAAGCTCTTCGAGCTGGCCGGCAGCCGCGCCACCCTCGCCGAATTCAACCTCGACCGCCACTGGCGCAACGCCCGGGTGCACACCCTGCACGACCCGGTGCGCTGGAAGTACCACGCCGTCGGCGCCTACCACCTGAACGGCACGCTGCCGGCCCGGCACTCCTGGATTTAA
- a CDS encoding SfnB family sulfur acquisition oxidoreductase, whose translation MSLSQHVAVITSDEQALIVASDLAEDFKRDSALRDRERRLPHPELEAFSRSGLWGISVPKAYGGAGVSNVTLAKVIALIAEADASLGQIPQNHFYALEVLRVNGSHQQKQRLYAEVLAGRRFGNALAELGTKTAHDRTTRLSRDSSGQGYRIDGRKFYATGAIYAQRIPTSVVDEHGVQQLAFVPADAQGLSVIDDWSGFGQRTTGSGSVVFDNVAVDEADVVPFQSAFERPTPVGPLAQILHAAIDTGIARAAYEDALRFVRTKTRPWIDSGNDKATQDPLTLKSFGHLSIRLHATEALLERAGEFLDRAQADTNAESVAAASIAVAEVRALSTEISLAAGSTLFELAGSQATLAEHGLDRHWRNARVHTLHDPVRWKYHAVGNYYLNQQNPPLRGTI comes from the coding sequence ATGTCTCTTTCCCAACACGTCGCGGTCATCACCAGCGATGAGCAAGCCCTGATTGTCGCCAGCGACCTGGCGGAAGATTTCAAACGCGACAGCGCCCTGCGCGACCGTGAACGGCGCCTGCCGCACCCCGAGCTGGAAGCCTTTTCCCGCTCCGGCCTGTGGGGCATCAGCGTGCCCAAGGCATACGGCGGCGCCGGGGTGTCCAACGTCACCCTGGCCAAGGTCATCGCCCTGATCGCCGAGGCCGACGCCTCCCTGGGGCAGATCCCGCAGAACCATTTCTACGCCCTGGAAGTGCTGCGGGTGAACGGCAGCCATCAGCAGAAACAACGGCTGTACGCCGAAGTCCTAGCCGGCCGCCGCTTCGGCAATGCCCTGGCCGAGCTGGGCACCAAGACCGCCCACGACCGCACCACCCGCCTGAGCCGCGACAGCAGCGGCCAGGGCTACCGCATCGACGGGCGCAAGTTCTACGCCACCGGCGCCATCTACGCCCAGCGCATTCCCACCTCGGTGGTGGATGAACACGGCGTGCAGCAACTGGCCTTCGTCCCCGCCGACGCCCAGGGCCTGAGCGTGATCGACGACTGGAGCGGCTTCGGCCAGCGCACCACCGGCAGCGGCTCGGTCGTGTTCGACAACGTCGCGGTGGACGAGGCTGACGTGGTGCCGTTCCAGAGCGCCTTCGAGCGCCCGACTCCAGTCGGCCCGTTGGCGCAGATCCTCCACGCTGCCATCGACACCGGCATCGCCCGCGCCGCCTACGAAGACGCCCTGCGCTTCGTGCGCACCAAGACCCGGCCCTGGATCGACTCCGGCAACGACAAGGCCACGCAAGACCCGCTGACCCTCAAGAGCTTCGGCCACCTGAGCATCCGCCTGCACGCCACCGAGGCCCTGCTGGAGCGCGCCGGGGAATTCCTCGACCGGGCCCAGGCCGACACCAACGCCGAGAGCGTGGCCGCCGCGTCCATCGCCGTGGCCGAAGTCCGCGCCCTGAGCACGGAGATCTCCCTGGCCGCCGGCAGCACCCTGTTCGAACTGGCGGGCAGCCAGGCAACCCTGGCCGAACATGGCCTGGACCGCCACTGGCGCAACGCCCGGGTGCACACCCTGCACGACCCGGTGCGCTGGAAGTACCACGCGGTGGGCAACTACTACCTCAACCAGCAGAACCCGCCGCTGCGGGGGACCATCTGA
- a CDS encoding LLM class flavin-dependent oxidoreductase, with product MAAPETAKKKILLNAFNMNCVGHINHGLWTHPRDNSTQYKTLEYWTELAQLLERGLFDGLFIADIVGVYDVYQNSVDVPLKESIQLPVNDPLLLVSAMAAVTRNLGFGLTANLTYEAPYLFARRLSTLDHLSRGRVGWNIVTGYLDSAAQAMGLKEQIEHDRRYDQADEYLEVLYKLWEGSWEDDAVLNDREQRIYAQPDKVHKVEHQGEFYQVSGYHLCEPSPQRTPVLFQAGSSDRGLLFAGRHAECVFISGQNKAATKAQVDKVRASAVAAGRNPEDIKVFMGLNVIVGETEELAWKKHAEYRSHASAEAGVAHFSASTGIDFSQYQIDEPIQYVKSNAIQSATKHLQNNDWTRRKLLEQHALGGRYFTVVGSPQQVADELESWIAETGLDGFNLTRIVTPESYVDFIDLVIPELQRRGSYKTAYDDGTLREKLFHQDRKLPERHTSAAYRR from the coding sequence ATGGCCGCGCCAGAAACCGCCAAGAAGAAGATCCTGCTCAACGCCTTCAACATGAACTGCGTCGGGCACATCAACCACGGCCTGTGGACCCACCCACGGGACAATTCGACCCAGTACAAGACCCTGGAATACTGGACCGAGCTGGCTCAATTGCTGGAGCGCGGGTTGTTCGACGGGCTGTTCATTGCTGACATCGTCGGGGTCTACGACGTCTACCAGAACTCGGTGGACGTGCCCCTCAAGGAGTCGATCCAGCTGCCGGTCAACGACCCGCTGCTGCTGGTTTCGGCCATGGCGGCAGTGACCAGGAACCTGGGTTTCGGCCTCACCGCCAACCTCACCTACGAGGCGCCCTACCTGTTCGCCCGGCGCCTTTCCACCCTCGACCACCTGAGCCGTGGCCGGGTCGGCTGGAACATCGTCACCGGCTACCTGGACAGCGCCGCCCAGGCCATGGGCCTGAAGGAGCAGATCGAGCACGACCGCCGCTATGACCAGGCCGACGAGTACCTGGAGGTGCTGTACAAACTCTGGGAAGGCAGTTGGGAAGACGACGCGGTCCTCAATGACCGCGAGCAGCGCATCTATGCCCAGCCGGACAAGGTGCACAAGGTCGAGCACCAGGGCGAGTTCTATCAGGTCAGCGGCTACCACCTGTGCGAACCGTCGCCGCAGCGCACCCCGGTGCTGTTCCAGGCCGGCAGCTCGGATCGCGGCCTGCTGTTCGCCGGGCGCCACGCCGAGTGCGTGTTCATCAGCGGGCAGAACAAGGCGGCGACCAAGGCCCAGGTGGACAAGGTCCGCGCCAGCGCCGTGGCCGCCGGACGCAACCCCGAGGACATCAAGGTGTTCATGGGCCTCAACGTGATAGTCGGCGAGACCGAGGAGCTGGCCTGGAAGAAGCATGCCGAGTACCGCAGCCATGCCAGCGCCGAAGCCGGCGTGGCGCATTTTTCCGCGTCCACCGGGATCGACTTTTCCCAGTACCAGATCGACGAGCCGATCCAGTACGTGAAGAGCAACGCCATCCAGTCGGCCACCAAGCACCTGCAGAACAACGACTGGACCCGGCGCAAGCTGCTGGAGCAGCACGCCCTGGGCGGCCGCTACTTCACCGTGGTCGGCTCGCCGCAGCAAGTGGCCGACGAGCTGGAATCCTGGATCGCCGAGACCGGCCTGGACGGCTTCAACCTGACCCGCATCGTCACCCCGGAAAGCTATGTCGACTTCATCGACCTGGTGATCCCCGAACTGCAACGACGCGGCTCCTACAAGACCGCCTACGACGACGGCACCCTGCGGGAAAAACTGTTCCACCAAGACCGCAAACTACCCGAACGACACACCAGCGCGGCCTACCGCCGCTAA
- a CDS encoding MetQ/NlpA family ABC transporter substrate-binding protein → MKTTLLRHPVKALALALGLFSSAVFAAEAPLKVGTTAAFAIPLEAAVEEACKQGLKVELVEFTDWIAPNVSLAAGDIDVNYFQHIPFLENAKAAAGFDLVPFAPGIINNVGLYSKKYKSFDELPQGASVAIANDPINSGRGLQLLAKAGLITLKPGVGYKATEEDIVSNPKKIKILQVEAVQLVRAYDDADLVQGYPAYIRLAKTFDAGSALLFDGLDHKEYVIQFVIQPKSQNDPRLIKFVDIYQHSPQVRAALDKAHGKLYQAGWEG, encoded by the coding sequence ATGAAAACCACGCTCCTGCGCCACCCGGTCAAAGCCCTGGCCCTCGCCCTCGGCCTGTTCAGCAGCGCCGTCTTCGCCGCCGAGGCGCCGCTCAAGGTCGGCACCACCGCCGCTTTCGCCATTCCCTTGGAGGCTGCCGTGGAAGAGGCCTGCAAACAGGGCCTGAAAGTCGAGCTGGTGGAATTCACCGACTGGATCGCGCCCAACGTCAGCCTCGCCGCCGGCGATATCGACGTGAACTACTTCCAGCACATTCCGTTCCTGGAAAACGCCAAGGCCGCCGCCGGTTTCGACCTGGTGCCCTTCGCCCCCGGGATCATCAACAACGTCGGCCTGTACTCGAAAAAATACAAAAGCTTCGACGAACTGCCACAAGGCGCCAGCGTGGCCATCGCCAACGACCCGATCAACAGCGGGCGCGGCCTGCAACTGCTGGCCAAGGCCGGGCTGATCACCCTCAAGCCGGGCGTCGGCTACAAGGCCACCGAAGAAGACATCGTCAGCAACCCGAAGAAGATCAAGATCCTCCAGGTCGAAGCCGTGCAACTGGTGCGCGCCTATGACGACGCCGATCTGGTCCAGGGTTACCCGGCCTACATCCGCCTGGCCAAGACCTTCGATGCCGGCTCGGCGCTGCTGTTCGACGGCCTGGACCACAAGGAATACGTGATCCAGTTCGTGATCCAGCCCAAGAGCCAGAACGACCCGCGGCTGATCAAGTTCGTCGATATCTACCAGCACTCGCCACAGGTTCGCGCCGCCCTGGATAAAGCCCACGGCAAGCTCTACCAAGCCGGCTGGGAAGGTTGA
- a CDS encoding methionine ABC transporter ATP-binding protein: protein MSVATLQRKLTEPAPHSAERTELHPELNRAQVRFIGLGKTYQGQQGPVQALHGIDLSIQRGEVFGIIGRSGAGKSSLIRTINRLEQPSSGRVLIDQVDIGDFDEDRLVALRRRIGMIFQHFNLMSAKTVWHNVELPLKVAGVPKAERQRKVRELLELVGLKDKHQAYPAQLSGGQKQRVGIARALVHDPEILLCDEATSALDPETTQSILGLLKQINQRLGLTIILITHEMAVIREICDRVVVLEHGRIVEQGPVWEVFGNPQHEVSKTLLAPLQHGLPPELQSRLRSHPESSEAAVVLSLRFTGSQREEPDLAALFSALGGRVRLLQGGVERIQGHALGQLLLAVQGSSLGAAELRQRAGQWAQQVEVLGYVV, encoded by the coding sequence ATGAGCGTCGCGACTCTCCAGCGCAAGCTAACCGAGCCCGCGCCCCACAGCGCCGAACGGACCGAGCTGCACCCCGAACTGAATCGCGCCCAGGTGCGCTTTATCGGCCTGGGCAAGACCTATCAGGGCCAGCAGGGCCCGGTGCAGGCCTTGCACGGCATCGACCTGTCGATCCAGCGCGGCGAAGTGTTCGGCATCATCGGCCGCAGCGGCGCCGGCAAGTCGTCGCTGATCCGCACCATCAACCGCCTGGAGCAACCCAGCAGCGGCCGGGTGCTGATCGATCAGGTGGACATCGGCGACTTCGACGAAGACCGCCTGGTGGCCCTGCGCCGACGCATCGGCATGATCTTCCAGCACTTCAACCTGATGTCGGCCAAGACCGTGTGGCACAACGTCGAGTTGCCGCTGAAGGTGGCCGGGGTGCCCAAGGCCGAGCGCCAGCGCAAGGTCCGTGAGCTGCTGGAACTGGTGGGCCTCAAGGACAAGCACCAGGCCTACCCGGCGCAGCTGTCCGGCGGGCAGAAGCAGCGGGTGGGCATCGCCCGGGCCCTGGTCCACGACCCCGAGATCCTGCTGTGCGACGAGGCCACTTCGGCCCTGGACCCGGAAACCACCCAGTCGATCCTCGGCCTGCTGAAACAGATCAACCAGCGCCTGGGCCTGACCATCATCCTCATCACCCACGAGATGGCGGTGATCCGCGAGATCTGCGACCGGGTGGTGGTGCTGGAACACGGGCGCATCGTCGAACAGGGGCCGGTCTGGGAAGTCTTCGGCAACCCGCAACACGAGGTCAGCAAGACCCTGCTGGCGCCCTTGCAGCACGGCCTGCCGCCAGAGCTGCAAAGCCGTCTGCGCAGTCATCCCGAATCGTCCGAGGCCGCCGTGGTGCTGAGCCTGCGCTTTACCGGCAGCCAGCGTGAGGAGCCGGATCTGGCGGCGCTGTTCAGCGCCCTCGGCGGTCGCGTGCGCCTGCTGCAAGGCGGCGTGGAACGCATCCAGGGCCACGCCCTGGGGCAACTGCTGCTGGCGGTCCAGGGCTCGTCCCTGGGGGCGGCGGAGCTGCGCCAGCGCGCCGGGCAATGGGCACAGCAAGTGGAGGTACTGGGCTATGTGGTTTGA
- a CDS encoding methionine ABC transporter permease, whose amino-acid sequence MWFDRLLQGILDTLLMVGVSSLIALLAGIPLAVILVTSGKGGIYEAPNLNRALGAFVNLFRSIPFLILMVALIPFTRLIVGTTYGVWAAVVPLTIAATPFFARIAEVSLREVDHGLIEAAQAMGCRRWHIVWHVLLPEALPGIVGGFTITLVTMINSSAMAGAIGAGGLGDIAYRYGYQRFDSQIMLTVIVLLVILVAAIQLGGDRLARVLNKR is encoded by the coding sequence ATGTGGTTTGATCGCTTGTTGCAGGGCATTCTCGACACCCTGCTGATGGTTGGCGTGTCCTCGCTGATCGCCCTGCTGGCGGGGATTCCCCTGGCGGTAATCCTGGTCACCAGCGGCAAGGGCGGGATCTATGAAGCGCCGAACCTGAACCGGGCCCTGGGGGCCTTTGTGAACCTGTTCCGCTCGATTCCGTTCCTGATCCTGATGGTGGCGCTGATCCCCTTTACCCGGCTGATCGTCGGCACCACCTACGGCGTGTGGGCGGCGGTGGTGCCGCTGACCATTGCCGCCACGCCGTTCTTTGCGCGGATCGCCGAAGTGAGCTTGCGGGAGGTCGACCACGGCCTGATCGAAGCCGCCCAGGCCATGGGCTGCCGACGCTGGCACATCGTCTGGCACGTGCTGCTGCCCGAGGCGCTGCCGGGCATCGTTGGAGGCTTCACCATCACCCTGGTGACCATGATCAACTCCTCGGCGATGGCCGGGGCGATTGGCGCGGGTGGCCTGGGGGACATTGCCTACCGCTACGGTTACCAGCGTTTCGACAGCCAGATCATGCTCACGGTGATCGTGCTGCTGGTGATCCTGGTGGCGGCGATCCAGCTGGGCGGCGACCGTCTGGCGCGGGTGCTGAACAAGCGCTAG
- a CDS encoding class I SAM-dependent methyltransferase — protein MKLAPDDLDTITATTLGHYQQVAEDFREGTRDHDVSQNIDALLRHIQGPAPFRVLDFGCGPGRDLQTFTRLGHIAIGLDGCERFAQMARDDSGCEVWQQDFLKLDLPAGHFDGIFANAVLFHIPRQELPRVLKQLHASLKDGGVLFSSNPRGDNQEGWSGPRYGAYHDLAAWQALLTEAGFIELEHYYRPAGLPREQQPWLASVWRKA, from the coding sequence ATGAAACTCGCCCCCGACGATCTCGATACCATCACCGCCACCACCCTCGGCCACTACCAGCAGGTGGCCGAAGACTTTCGTGAAGGCACCCGCGACCACGACGTCAGCCAGAACATCGACGCGCTGCTGCGGCATATCCAGGGCCCGGCGCCGTTCCGCGTGCTGGACTTCGGCTGCGGCCCGGGGCGCGATCTGCAAACCTTCACCCGCCTGGGCCATATCGCCATCGGCCTTGACGGCTGCGAGCGCTTTGCCCAGATGGCCCGGGACGACAGCGGCTGCGAGGTGTGGCAGCAGGACTTTCTCAAGCTCGATCTACCGGCGGGTCACTTCGACGGCATCTTCGCCAACGCGGTGCTGTTTCACATTCCCCGCCAGGAACTGCCACGGGTGCTCAAGCAGTTGCATGCCAGCCTCAAGGACGGCGGCGTGCTGTTCAGCTCCAACCCGCGCGGCGACAACCAGGAAGGCTGGAGCGGCCCGCGCTACGGCGCCTACCACGACCTGGCGGCCTGGCAGGCACTGCTGACCGAGGCAGGCTTTATCGAACTGGAGCATTACTACCGCCCCGCCGGCCTGCCCCGGGAACAGCAACCCTGGCTGGCCAGCGTCTGGCGCAAGGCCTGA